Within Vicia villosa cultivar HV-30 ecotype Madison, WI linkage group LG1, Vvil1.0, whole genome shotgun sequence, the genomic segment AATGATGGAATTGAATGAAATTTATACCACTCTATTCCACTTtactccatccgtttttaaataaTTCTATTCCATCTTATTCCCTTCTATCCGAtttcataaaaacaaacaaagcctAAGGGTGAGAAAAACAATCCCCTTAAAATAAGATACACATAAGTCAAtgaattattactaatttttaagCTGGAATGTGGATCcatgaaaaaaaaatactaaacagTAAAGCAATGTAGAGATACAGGTGTTTGGTTGAAAATCGAGCGATCCAAGAAGGAACTCGTTGGTACCATAACACGCAAACTCAATAAATATATCTGAGATTCAATCAGAACTCATTACTCAACCGACGACGTGAAATCAGGTCTTCGaaaaaaataatcactttttggaCACCTGATTTCATTTCCTTCTTTATTTTTACAATCCCAACTTAAAACGCAACAATTTCATCATTCATTATTCATTCTAACACAACACAGGTAGAGAGCGGAAGAAAATGGGTTGCTCTTTCTCCGGTTTAAATGCATTATACGACTCCGTGAACGGAGGTGGCGACGTTTGGATCAACGAGAATCGCTTCCGCATCTTGCGTCAGCTCGGAGAAGGAGGCTTCGCTTACGTTTACCTCGTCAAGGAAACTCCCAACGACTCTCCCGCCGGTGGCCTCGCCAATAAACTCAAAGACTCCTCTCATCTCTCCGGTTCGATTCCGTTTCATCGtttcataatcactttttttatttaattcgtTAAATCAGTGATGTTAAGGTGTATATCGAAGCTTGATCTATGTGATTCGTTTGCATTTTTGTTACTCGATCTGCGATTTCATTGAATTTTAGCATAGTTTCAGTTTTGGTTCTCCGATCTGATGAAGTTGATTGTTGATTTTGATTATCTGATGtagtttaaaattttcaattcaacTGTACGTTTTTATTACTTTAGTCAAACTTAGAATTGCGATTGCGACTGAGATTAATTGTGATGGTTTCCACCATGAAATCGAGCAGTAATTAATACATCGACTGTACTGTGATACTATCTCTTATTTGTAGATGATGGATCTTATGCTATGAAAAAGGTCCTCATTCAGAACAACGAGCAGTTGGAGTTGGTCAGGGAGGAGATACGCGTCTCGTCGCTGTTTAGTCATCCGAATCTCCTGCCGCTTCTTGATCATGCAATCATTTCTGTTAAGGTGAAGTAATGATTGCAATCAACGCTTACTCATTTAGCTCAAcgtgtttttgtgattttatgttGAGATAGAATATGTTGCTTTTGTTGGCAGCCTACTGCGGAGACGTCTTGGAGCCATGAAGCATACTTGTTATTTCCGGTTCATTTGGATGGAACATTGCTAGATAATGCCAAAACAATGAAAGCCAAGAAGGAGCACTATTCTACCTCAGATGTTCTTCAAATATTTCAGCAGGTAAGAAGCACTGTATTTTCATTAtgcattttaattataataacttTTTTCATCAAGGGAAGGGGACCAGAGTCCTGAAGTATCACCCTTGTAGCTCAACATTTATTATATCTTGTTTAGCACATATTATAGCCATTCTTGGTTGTTGCATGCACATTTGTATCATGCTAGCAATTCATGAGACATGGTGTAATGACTCTCACAACTAGTAGAAAATAGATCACTGTGTATTAAAAAATATCAACTAATTCAACTCCCAGTGTATTTGTTAAGGAGGACTAGTGATCAATTACAGTTGCAttgaaataaaaagaataaaggaTAGAATGATCTAAGCTCTATTGAGGGAAGAAGGAAGAAATCAGATAGAGGAATCTATCATCAATCAATGCTTGCCTTCTAATTCAATTCTATTCCTTTCTTATACTCACTTTAAAGCTGAATGTTAGTTATCCTTGCCCTTTTACTTCTCTTTGCTCCCTGTATTTGTGGAGCCTCTCTAACTCATTTTGGCTCATTGTCATTACCATATTGCGCCGACTCACCCTACAGCTGGAACCTTCATTACACATGGGTTAATGTTGCCTTGAGAATGATAGTGTAAAACAAAAATAGATTTCTCTGGCCTGCTTATTTCATCTATTAGTTTCTATTTTCTTGTTGAGGTATAAGTTCTAGTGACAGAAATTGTTTTATTATAAGATCCTTTTAACCCCTCAAAATCAACTCAACAGCTCTGTGCAGGACTAAAGCACATGCACAATTTAGATCCTCCATATGCACACAATGATGTCAAACCCGGTAATGTTCTCATAACACACAGAAAAGGACAGCCACCACTTGCCATACTGATGGATTTTGGCAGTGCTCGCCCCGCAAGGAAGAAGATTAGCTCCCGATCAGAGGCACTCCAGTTGCAGGTGATTCTTTCTTCCTGTTTTTTTAGTGTtctttctaaataaaaaatatatactgcTTTAATGGTTTAGAACTTCCACTTCTTGCAGAACTGGTTTCTGTGACAGAGCTCATAAATGTCTTGTGATTCTTTTACTCCATTTGTATTATTTGAAATTGTATTGCCTGGTGTGATAGGTGCATAGGCATCATCAGGCTGGTAATGGATTTTTGGATTTCTTATTGTACATTAGCTAGTCCTTCATTCCATTTGAAACTAAATTTCTTTGCTTATGTAATAGATTTTGGATTACTTTCTGTACATTAACTGGTCCTTTATTCCATTTAAAACTAAATTCCTTTGCATAGGCTTTTTAAAACTAAATTTCTTTGCAAAGGATTTTATTTTGGCAATGCAAGGTCTTCTATCAGTTTTTCTATTTATAGTAGGTTTTagaaatatgaaaaagaaaagctTCTTTTCAGTCATCTAGCTTGGATTTTCTGACTCGATGTTTGCTACTTGCCTTCCTATGCAGGAATGGGCATCTGAACATGTCTCTGCTCCTTTCCGAGCCCCTGAGCTGTGGGATTGTCCAAGCCACACCGATATAGATGAGAGGACTGACGTTTGGTCACTAGGATGCACATTATATGCAATAATGTGAGGATTAATCCTTCTTATGTGATTATGTTAATTTGATGTTTACATTTTTTAACAACTGGGCCTTAATAAAACATAATGACCATATTTTGATCCTCATATATGCAATGCATTTGATCTGAACCCTTAGGCTCTGTTTCTGGATCTCAGAGCCCCTCCCCTCTTAACTCGTAAACAGAGTCTTAGTGTAACCTTTAAAAGAAGGGGGGTGTTGGAAAAGAAAAACATACGGATGCTCATGCTATTGGGTCACTTTACATAGGTTATTGCTCATTGTCAATatgaaataaaattgaatagCTATGCATAGAATTTTGGCTGTGTAGTCTTGACTTTTGAGGGTTGTTCCCTAGGCATTATCATTTGATATGACATTAAACAGAAACCCAATAGTTAAAGTGTGTCTTTTATTTACACTAACAAGTGGGCTGATTTATATGTACCCTTTTAAGTATAGCAAAATCAACAAAGTACTTCCTCTGTACCATCAAATGAGACTTGTCTGATTTTTTTACTTGGTGTTTTAAATATATGTTGGCAGTTTTAGTACTCATATTAACTATTATTCATGTTGCTTAAATTTTCAGGTATGGGGTATCTCCATTTGAATATGCACTTGGGGAGTCTGGTGGAAGTCTACAATTGGCTATTATAAATGCTCAGGTCAAATGGCCAACTGGACATAAACCTTCGTATCCAGAAGCTTTTCATCAGTTTGTGTCATGGATGCTTCAGCCCCAAGCTGCTATGAGGCCCCGGATAGATGATATCGTTATCCATGTTGATAAGTTGATTGCAAAGTTCTCTCAATGAGTCTCACTATAGAGAACAGTGTGGCATTATCACATATGGAAGTCGTTTAAAAAACTCATGTGCAACTGTGCATTTACCGTCCAGTTATATATCGATGGATCTAAACGCAGTAACAGTTCATCGCCCCACAGAGTTAAGAGTATCTGTATCTTTTTCAGTTTTGGTGTTAGTCTAGATAGTCAGGCCTTGGGTTtattaaaagaattgtttgtcaTTTTCACATAATTTTATCTCTTGTAATTTATGAAATGGCCAGTCTCCTGTGTCTTCCTCCGAATTCATGATCATAAATAAGAcataattatttattcaatgttcTTTGTTATCTTGATCACGTAGCAGCATTGTATTTTATCAGCATTACTGCCTAATCATAGATCCTCGTGTTGGTAACATAGTGCATAATAAGTTCATTTCTCATTGTTAAGGAATTAATAATACAAGTGGATCCCTCTATAGGTATTAGTGTTCAGCATTACTGCAGTTCTCATTGTTAAGGAATTAATATTACAAGTGGATCCCTCTATAGGTATTAGTGTTCAGCATTACTCCAATGATGAACACTAATACCGATTGGCCACTTTAATTCCCTTTGAATCTTTCTCTGGTGCAAAACCAGAATGATTTCAAATGCcattaaaaaaatgcaaatacCAACAATAGTAATTTTGGAATTTGTTTAGTCCCTGTTTGGACTAAAAACGTAAATACCAACAAAACATATGAACATGCAAAAGTAAAAGATGGAAGGGAAGGGAAAGGAAAATGAAAACAAACGTGAATAGAAACAAAATACAAAACACAAAATGTCAAATATGGAAGGAAAAGGAAAATACTTAAAGAGGGCCCACCTACAAGAACCACCACCTTACGAACAGTAATAAGAAAAACAGTTTGTTTCAGtttttttaattgatatttttatg encodes:
- the LOC131634475 gene encoding uncharacterized protein LOC131634475 → MGCSFSGLNALYDSVNGGGDVWINENRFRILRQLGEGGFAYVYLVKETPNDSPAGGLANKLKDSSHLSDDGSYAMKKVLIQNNEQLELVREEIRVSSLFSHPNLLPLLDHAIISVKPTAETSWSHEAYLLFPVHLDGTLLDNAKTMKAKKEHYSTSDVLQIFQQLCAGLKHMHNLDPPYAHNDVKPGNVLITHRKGQPPLAILMDFGSARPARKKISSRSEALQLQEWASEHVSAPFRAPELWDCPSHTDIDERTDVWSLGCTLYAIMYGVSPFEYALGESGGSLQLAIINAQVKWPTGHKPSYPEAFHQFVSWMLQPQAAMRPRIDDIVIHVDKLIAKFSQ